DNA from Amycolatopsis sp. DSM 110486:
CGGCCGCACGCCCGTGACGACCCTGCCCCTCGCCGAAGCCGCCGGGTTCGTCCTGGCCGAGGACGTGCACGCGGGGGTGTCGCTGCCGCCGTTCGACAACTCCGCGATGGACGGCTACGCCGTGCGCGCAGCCGACGTCGCCGGTGCCAGCGCCGAGTCGCCCGTGACGCTGCCCATGGCCGACGACATCCCCGCCGGGCGCGTGGACGTCGCGACGCTGGAGCCGGGCACCGCGCACCGGATCATGACGGGCGCGCCGCTGCCGCCGGGTGCCGACGCGATCGTGATGGTGGAGGACACCGACGGCGGCACTGTCGACGTGCGGATCTCCAAGGCGGCGTCCTCGGGCGACCATGTGCGGCGCACCGGCGAGGACGTGGAGCGCGGCGTGGTGGCCCTGCGCGCCGGCACCGTGCTCGGCCACTCGCAGCTGGGCCTCGCGGCGGCCGTCGGGCTGGCCGAGCTGGCCGTGCACCGGCCGTTGTCCGTGCTCGTGGTGTCGACCGGCACGGAGCTCGTCGAGGCCCCGAACCCGTTGCGGCACGGGCAGATCTACGAATCCAACAGCGTGATGCTCGCCGCCGCGCTGCGCGAGTTGGGCTGCCGCGTCGCCGTGGTGCGCAGCGTGGTGGACGACGTCGAGGAGTTCCGCAAGATCATCGAGCCGAAGCTCGCGGACGCCGACTTGCTGATCACTTCCGGCGGCGTCAGCGCCGGGGCGTACGAGGTCGTCAAGGACGCGCTGACGGGCCAGGGCGTGCGGTTCCAGAAGATCGCCATCCAGCCCGGCGGGCCGCAGGGCTGCGGCCACTGGAACGGCGTGCCCGTGGTGACGCTGCCGGGCAACCCGGTGAGCGTGCTGGTGTCGTTCGAGGCCTTCCTGCGGCCGGCCTTGCTGTCGGCCATGGGCCACACGGACGTCGACCGCCGCCGGGTGCGCGCGCGGCTTTCGGAGGCGATGTCGTCGCCCAGCTCGCGGCGCCAGTTCCGCCGCGGCTTCTACACGCCGACCGAGGGCGAGGTGACCGGCGTGGTCGGACCGCGGGGCGGGCCGGGCTCGCACCTGCTGGCGGCGTTCACCCAGGCGAACTGCCTGATCGTGCTGCCGGAGGGGGTTGGTGAGGTGGCTGAAGGGACTGAAGTGGACGTGCTGCTGCTGTAGGGAAGTCCCTGTCGCGGCGCAGCGGGCTCTTGAGGAGGATCACCAGTGAGGCGAGCTGGACGCCGGCCATGATGAACATCGTCTCGCGCACACCCAGCGCTTCGCCGAGGACACCGCCGAGGAACGCGCCCAGCGGGATGGTGCCGTAGTTGACGACGGCGGAGCTCGCGGTGATGCGGCCGAAGAGCTCGGGTGGGCAGTAACGCTGGCGAAACGTCCCGGTGAGCACATTGGACCCGACCAATCCTCCGGTGACGGCGATGCCGGCCACGACGAAGCACGTGAGGCCATCCAGCGGGCCGATGAGCATCACCGGCGCAGCGAGCACTTCGCACAACAGGAACGCGCGCGCCGTTCCGAACCGACCGGCCAGCCTGGTTACGAGCAGCGCCCCGACGACCCCGCCGACCTCCACCAGCGCGAGCACCACTCCGATCGTGCCCACCCCGGCGCCGAGGTCGCGGGCGAGGAAAACGACTTGGATCGAGGCGTACCCGTCGAGCGCGAGGTTGGACGCCGCACCGAAGAGCACGAGCACCCGCAGGTACGGGTCATCGGCGACGAACCTCATCCCGTCGGCGACCTGGGTCCGCAGCCGGACCCGTTGCGTGACAACGGGTTTCGGCTCGACTCGGCGGATACCTTTGAGGCACAGGGCGGAGACGCCGAAGCTGACCGCATCGACGAGCACCCCGCTCACCGGCCCGAACGCGGCCGCCAGCACCCCGGCGAGCCCCGGCCCGCCGACCTGCGCGACCGATTCACTGCCGAGCAGCCGGGTGTTGGCCTTGAGTAGCTGGTCACCATCCACAATGGCCGGAAGATAACTGCGGTAGGCGACAGAGAAGAACACATTCGCGATACCACCAGCCAGCGCGGCTCCCAGGAGATACGGGACCGAGAGCACCCCTGCCACCTGCGCGAGCGGGACGCTCACGAACACAAGCATGGACACGGTGTTGCAGGCCACCATCACCGGTCGCTTCCGCACCCGGTCCACCCACGCGCCGGCGGGCAGCCCGACCACCAGCCACGGCAGCCACGCCACGGCGGTCAGCAGCGCCACCTCGAACGTCGAGGCCCGCAACCCCACGACAGCCACCAGCGGCAGCGCCGTCCCGGCGACGGCACTGCCCACCATGCTCACCGTCTCGCCGGCCCACAAGAGCCGGAAATCCCGGCCGAGCCGCTGAACCGCCTGAATCACGGCTGCGCGGGAAAGCCTCGGGCGAACAGGAAAACCGGGCGCCGCTCGACGTCGTCGTCCGGGGTCGGGCGTTCGGTGTACTCCGCGAACAGCGCAAGGACCCGAGAACTCAGCTCCATCACCTCCGCCGCCGACAGCCGGGCCCAGGTTTCGTTGGTGAACCAGGCGTCGCGCCACTTGGGGGGTTCCGTTTCCAGGTCCGAGAGCCACGAGCGGGACAGCGAAGCCTGCCGGTCGAGCGCGACGACCTCGGCCGCGTCGCCCACGGGGTCGCCGACGAAGTCCGAAGTGGACCAGGACAGGGCGCGCGAAGGGCGGCGCCACCAGCGTTCGCGGCGGTCGCGGGCGAGTTCGGGGGCCTCTTCGACCAGGCCGGCGGCCGAGAGGACCTTCAGGTGGTGCGAGATGTTGCCGACGGCGGAAGTCGTGCGTTCGGCCAGCATCGAAGCGGTGGCGGGGCCGTCGAGCTTCAGGATGTCGAGGAGTCGCCGACGCAAAGGGTGGGACATCGCGGCCAGCACGTGGGAGTCGCGGATCTGCTGGACCTCAACGGGATCAGACACAATCCACAAGAGTAGTTGCACAACCACAATTGCACAATATCCCTTGTGTAACCGCGCCCCAGGTATCCTCACCCACATGGGCTTCTTCACCTGGATCGTCTTCGGTGCGCTGGTCGGCTGGCTCGCGAACCTCGTCGTCGGCGGGCCGGACCGGCGCCGGCAGGGGTGCCTGGTCAGCGTGCTCGTCGGGGTGCTCGGGGCGGCTCTCGGCGGCTTCATCTACCGACTGGCGACGGGTGAGCAGCAGCGCTTCGAGTTCGACTTCCCGAGCTTCGGCGTCGCGATCCTGGGCGCGATCGTCCTGCTGGCTGTGCTGCGGCTGGTCAGCTCGATCGGCCGGCGGTCCAGGCGCGACGACTGGCCGCACGACAACTACCGGCGCGACAACTACAGGTGACCCGGTGACCGTTTGTAACGGTTTCCGCACGAACCGTCAGTAACCCCCGGAAACCGCCTAAACTGATCAGTTCCGCGTCCGGGTGCATGCGTCGTCGGGGGACGCATGCACCCGGCCCGCCCGGATCGCCTCCCGGACCACGCGCACAGCCTGCGCCGTGTCCACGAGCACGGGCATGGGCGCGGCGGAGATCTCCCGTCGCCACGCGCACAGCAGCTCGGTGAGCGGATCGGGTACGGACATCGCTTCCTCGGCGGACTCAGGCCCGGGCACGGCTCCCGAACGGCGGGTACTACTGAGAGTTGTCGAGGAATTCGATCAGTCGTTACCGGTTTGTGGGCACGCCCACCCGCGTCGGGGAAACCCTTACGGGGGAGCGGCCACCGGCCCTGGACGTGTCCGTCCGCCGACGGGCGGTAGCGTGGTGATTCCCAAATCGGACGTGAAACCCGTCCTCTCCCTCCGAACGCAACGAACAGCGGGGAACCGATCCATGAGCGGCAAGCCCACCGGCAATCCCCTCACGCACGCAGTGCAGCTCGCGCGGGAGACCATCCCGCCGATGCACCCCGCCGGACGCCCGTTCGTCTTCGGCGGGCTGGCGGCGACGCTGGTGCTGCGCCGGTTCTCCAAGCGCCTCGGTGTGGTCGGCGCGCTCGCGACCGCGGCCACCGCCGCGTTCTTCCGCGAGCCCGCCCGCGTCGCGCCGCAGCGGGACAACATCGCGGTGGCCTCGGCCGACGGTCTGGTGTCCCTCCTCGAGGAGGCCGTGCCGCCGCCCGAGCTGGGGCTGCCCGCCGAGCCGCGGATGCGCGTGAGCGTGTTCCTGTCGGTGTTCGACGTGCACGTCCAGCGGATCCCGGCCCCCGGCGTCATCGAGAAGGTGGCCTACCGGCCGGGCAAGTTCCTCTCCGCGGACCTGGACAAGGCGAGCGAGGACAACGAGCGCAACTCCGTGCTCATGCGCACCGTCGACGGCCACGAGCTCGTCGTCGTGCAGATCGCCGGCCTCGTCGCGCGCCGCATCCTGTGCGAGATCCACGAGGGCGACAAGGTGGCCGCGGGTGCCACCTACGGCATCATCCGGTTCGGCTCCCGTGTCGACCTCTACCTGCCGCCCGGCAGCCGCGTGCTCGTCGAGAAGGGCCAGCGCACGGTCGGCGGCGAGACGGTGATCGCCGAACTCCCGGCACTGGCAGAAGGCTGATCTCATGGTCCGCGTGACCACCCCGAGCATTCGGCTGCTGCCGAACGCCATCACGGTGCTGGCGCTGTGCGCCGGGCTGTCGTCCGTGCAGTTCGCGCTCACGGGCAACTACGCCATGGCCATCGCGGCCATCGGCATCGCGGCGGTGCTCGACAGCCTCGACGGGCGCATCGCGCGCCTGCTCGACGCCACGTCGAAGATGGGCGCCGAGCTCGACTCGCTGTCCGACGGCATCTCGTTCGGCGTGGCGCCGGCGCTGGTGCTGTACGTGTGGCAGTCGCACGGCGACCGCATCGGCTGGGTGGCTTCGCTGATCTTCGCCGTCTGCATGATCCTGCGCCTCGCTCGCTTCAACACCCTGCTCGACGTCACCGACAAGCCGCCGTACGCGGGGGAATTCTTCGTCGGCGTGCCCGCGCCGGCCGGCGGCCTCGTCGCCATGCTGCCGCTCATCGCGACGCTGCAGTGGGGCGAGGGCTGGTGGTCCGAGCAGTACGTGGTGATCGCCTGGACGATCGCCGTCGCCGCGCTGCTGATCAGCCGTATCCCGACGTTGTCGCTGAAGACCGTCAAGGTGCCCGCCAGGGCCATCGCGCCTCTGCTGGTGGGCGTCGGCCTGCTGGCCGCCGCGATCATCCAGTTCCCGTTGGTGGCGCTGGCCATCGCGCTGGTGCTGTACCTGCTTCACATCCCGTACGCGGTGTACCGGAACCGTTGGCTCGCCGCGCACCCCGAGGCGTGGACGGTCCCGCCGCGCGAACGCCGCGCCATCCGCCGTGCGCGTTCGCAGCGGCGCCTACGGCTGCGTCCGGCGTCTCGCCGGGTCGCGGGCGCGGCGATGCGCGCGGTGCGGCTGCCGCGCAACAGCTCGGACTTCGTGCGGGCGACGCGAGCGTTGCGGGACCGGGACCACTCGGGCACCGGCAATTCGAGCTCGAACTCGACTTCCGGCCCGAACCAGCGCCGCCGCAGCTGGCGGCGGATCGGGATCCGGCGCCGCTGACGCCGGTCGCCTAGCGGGCCGCCGCGCGCAGGCCGGTGAGCAGCAGGTCGAGCTGGTCGTGGAAGTCCTGCACGCAGTCGACGTCCGCCAGTGACGGCAGCACGCGGTACAGGTTCGGCAGTTCCTCCGGCGTGACCATGCGGCTGAACCAGTCGCCGACGGGCTCGTCCCGCTGGGCGACGCCCCCGGCGACGGAGTCGGCCAGCGCCGCGCCGAACGTGAGTCCCATCAACGACCGGTAGCCGCGGGCGGCGGCCTCCTCGTCGAGCCCGGCGTCGAGCAGCGCGCCCAGCAGGGCGTCGATCACGCGCAACGCACCGGGCGAGCGCGGGTTCGCCTCCTCGGCCGCCAGCGCGCGCACCACGGCCGGGTGCCGCGTGAACGCCGTGTAGAGGCCCTCGGCGAGCCGGCGGACGCGGATTTCCCAGCTCCACGACGGCACCGGCAGCGGCACGGACTCGAAGACGCGCGCGGTGAGCCCGTCGAGCAGGTCACCTTTGTTCTTTACGTGGTTGTAGAGCGACATCGCCTCGACGCCGAGGCGAGCCGCGAGCTTGCGCATCGACAGCGCGCCCATGCCGTCGGCGTCCACCAGGGCCAGCGCCTCGTCGAGGACCTTTTCCCGCGTCAGGGTTTCGCGCACCACGGCCGAATCGTAGCTTACGGCGTAAGTACTTACGGTGTACGCTTACGTTGTAAGTATCGATCTGGAGGGACGCCATGGACGCCAAAACACTGCTCACCACCACCCGGTCCGTCCGCCGCAAGCTGGACCTCGACCGTCCGGTCGACCCCGCGGTGATCGAAGACTGCCTGCGCATCGCCCAGCAGGCGCCCGCCGCCGGTGGGCTGCTGAAGGCGCAGCGCTGGGTCGCGGTGCTGGACCTGGAGCTGCGCGCCGAGGTCGCGGCGATCACCAGGAAGGCCGCGCACGAGGTGTGGCAGCACTACGCGCACCTGGCCGACACGAGCATGTTCGCCTCCGCCCGCCACCTCGTGGACAACCTCGACCGCGTGCCGGCGCTGGTGCTGCCGTGCATGCCGGGCCGGCCGCCGGCGTCGGCCGCGGAGCAGTCGTCGTTCTACGGCTCGATCTACCCCGCGATCTGGAGCTTCCAGCTCGCGCTGCGCACGCGCGGCCTCGCGAGCTCGCTGTGCAGCTACCACCTCGCCGGCCACGAGCCGGACGTCGCACGCCTGCTGGGGATCCCGGCCGACGTCACTCAGGTCGGCCTCATCGCCGTGGCGCACTCGACGCAGCGTGAGTTCTCCCCCGCCGCGCGACCACCGGTGGGCGAGATCCTGTCGTTCGACGCCTGGGCGGGGTCCGCGTCGCTAGGGTGAACGGCGTGAGCGACCCGCAGATCACGCTGACCGTCAGGCACACGCCGTCCGCGCTGGATTCCCGGCGCGGAGTCGTGCGGATGCACCCCGAGGTGCTCGACGCGCTGGGCCTGCGCGCCTGGGACGCCGTGCACCTCACCGGCGCCCGCCGCAGCGCCGCGCTCGCCGCGCCGGCCGAGGAGGGCACGCCGGGGGTGGTGCTGACCGACGACGTCACGATGTCGAACCTCGGCGTGTCCGAGGGGTCCGAGATCGTGGTGACGCCGGCCGACGTCGCGGCTGCGAAGACGGTGACGGTCTCCGGTTCGCGGCTGGCCAGCGTGTCCGTGCCGCCGCAGACGCTGCGGCTCGCGCTCACCGGAAAGGTGCTCACGCGGGGCGACGCCGTTTCGCTGCTCCCGCAGGACCTCGCACCGGCGCCGGGTTCGGACGTCGCGGCCGTGCGCGGGCAGCTGTCGCGCGCGATCGGCGCGACGTGGACCAACGAGCTGCTCACCGTCACCGCCACGGAGCCTGCGGGCGTGGTCGTGGTGGGACCGTCCACTGTGGTCAGCTGGCGCGACGGCGCCCGCACGGGCGAGACGCCGACCGACACCGTCCCCACGCGCAGCGCGACGGCCCTCGTCCGCAGCACGGCGGTGACGGCGGCCGAGGACTACCTCGACGCGGAGGTCGTCGAGGAGACGAAGCCGGAAGAGCTCGCGGAACCGATCCCACCCGTCGCCGATCTGGTCGGCGCGGAAGGGGCCGCGCGCAAGCTCGCCGAGTGGTTCGACCTGGCGTTCCGGCGGCCGGAGCTGCTCGAGCGGCTGGGCACGTCGGCGCACCTGGGCGTGCTGCTGTCCGGGCCGGAGGGTGTCGGCAAGGCGACGCTGGTGCGGTCCGTCGCGCAGGCCGAGAAGGTGCGCGTGGTGTCGCTGGTCGCGCCCAACATCGCCGTGCTGGAGCCGAACACGGCCCACGCCCGCCTGCGCGAGGCCGTGACCCGTGCTGCCGACGGCGACGGGCCCGGGGTTCTGCTGATCAACGACGTCGACGCGCTCCTGCCCGCCACGCAGCCGCCACCGGTGGCCACCGTCGTCCTGGAAGAACTGCGCGCGGCCATGCGCCGCGAGGGCATCGCCGTGGTGGCGACGACGCAGCGCGCCGAGTCCGTGGACCCGCGGCTGCGCACCGCCGACCTGCTCGATCGCGAGCTCGGCCTGCCGCTGCCCGACGCGAAAACCCGGGTGGAGCTGCTGCGGATCCTGCTGCGTGACGTGCCCGTGGAACCGGGCGCCGACCTGGGCGTGCTCGCCGAGAAGACGCCCGGGTTCGTCGCCGCCGACCTCATCGCCCTGCGCCGCGACGCCGCGCTGCGGGCCGCGCTTCGCCAGCGTGACGTCGCCGAGCCGCGGATCTCGGAGCACGACCTGCTCGACGCGCTCGCCACCGTCCGGCCGATCTCGCTGTCCACTTCGGACAACCTGGCCACGGGCGGGCTGACGCTCGACGACGTGGGCAACATGGTGGACGTCAAGCAGGCCCTCACTGAGACGGTGCTGTGGCCGCTGCGCTACCCGGATTCCTTCGCCCGCCTGGGCATCGACCCGCCGCGGGGCGTGCTGCTGTACGGCCCGCCCGGCGGCGGCAAGACGTTCCTCGTGCGCGCACTGGCCGGCACGGGCGCGCTCAACGTGTTCGCGATCAAGGGCGCCGAACTGCTGGACAAGTGGGTCGGCGAGTCGGAGCGGGCCGTGCGCGACCTGTTCCGGCGAGCCGCCGACGCCGCGCCGTCGCTGATCTTCCTGGACGAGATCGACGCGCTGGCGCCGCGACGCGGGCAGTCGTCCGACTCCGGGGTGGCCGACCGAGTGGTCGCCGCGCTGCTCACGGAGCTCGACGGCGTGGAGCCGATGCGCGAGGTCGTGGTGCTGGGCGCCACGAACCGGCCCGAACTCGTGGACCCGGCGCTGCTGCGGCCGGGCCGGCTGGAGCGGCGCATCTACGTGCCGCCGCCCGACGCCGAGTCGCGCACCGCGATCCTGAAGGCGACGTCGAAGAACACGCCGCTGGCGTCCGATGTGGATCTGGCGGCCATCGCGTCCACCCTGGACGGTTACTCCGCCGCCGACTGCGCCGCGCTCATCCGCGAGGCTGCGCTCACGGCGATGCGCGAGTCACTCGAGGCACACGTGGTCACCGCCGCCCACCTGGCGAAAGCACGCGAGGTCGTGCGGCCGTCGCTGGACCCGGCGCAGCTGGCGACGCTGCAGGCGTACGCGCAGGCGCAGCAGGAACGCTGACGAAAACGGACCCCACCTTCGCGGTGGGGCCCGTTGTTTTCGCTGGTCAGCTGCCCTTTGGGCTCTGGTAGTCCTTCGTGATGATCACTATCACGCCCGGGCTCGAGTTCTGGATGCCGTCGAACCGCGGCTGGGCCTGGAACCCGAACTCGGCGGCCAGCTGCTTCGCCGCGGCCTCCTCGTCGGTGCCCGGCCGGAAGTAGGCCGTGGTGTGCGGGATCACTCCCTGCGGGTAGTTGCCGACCTCGGGCACGTTCCAGCCCGACGCGCGGAAGTCGTCGGCGGCCTGCTCGGCGAGGTGCGGGATCGTGGAGTTGTTGTAGACCCGCACGGTCACCCACTTGTTGGACGCCTGCTGGTCGTTGCCCGGCTGCCCCGGCTGACCACCGGGCCGGCCAGGTTGGCCGGGCTGGCCCGGCTGTCCGCTGGGCTGACCAGGCTGGCTCGGCTGCCCCGACTGGCCGGCCGGCGGCGCCGAAGGTGCCGACGAAGCCGGTGAAGACGGGGCCGAAGACGAAGGCGGCGCCGCCGAGGACGACGAGCCCGGCGCCGGCTGCGACGACGAAGGCGACCCGCTCGAGCTGGTGGGCCCGGCGTTGTTGTCGCTCGATCCATTACCCGACAGCGCGGTGACGCCGCCGACGATCGCGGCGATCACGGCGACGCCGATGAGCGCGACGCCCGCGGCCCGCATGGGCCGGGACAGTCCCGAGAAGATGCTCATGACAGTTCGATCCCCAGCCGCCTGGCGCCGCGCTTGCGCTGCCGGGCGGCGCGCGTCTTGCGCAGCCGCTTCACCAGCATCGGGTCGGCCGCCATGGCCTCAGGCTTTTCCAGCAGTGTGTTCAACAGCTGGTAGTAACGGGTCGAGGACAGCGAGAACCGTTCCCGGATGGCGTTCTCCTTGGCACCGGCGTGCCGCCACCACTGACGTTCGAACGCGAGGATCTCCACCTCACGCTCGGTCAGGCCGCCCACAATCTCCGGCGGCGACGGCTGCTCTCCAGCCATCGACTCCGCGGCGTCCATGCGGTCCTCGCAATCGGTTTCGGCTGTCCTTCCGCGGGCGCCATTCAACCACGGAACCCAGGCTCGACATGGGCATCCGGCGCGGCGCGTCACGGTCCGATCCAGGTGTATCAGACGGGTCCGACTAAACTCGCTGCTCGTGACCGTCCACCCCATCCGCATCGCCGGCGATCCCGTGCTGCACCAGCCGACCCGTGAGGTCACGGAGTTCGACGAGCAGCTGCGCACGCTGACCGAGGACATGTTCGAGACGATGTACGCCGCCGAAGGCGTCGGCCTCGCGGCCAACCAGATCGGCCTCGACCTGCGCCTGTTCGTCTACGACTGCCCCGACGACGAGGGCGTCGAACACCGCGGCCTGGTGGTGAACCCCAAGCTGGAGACGTCCGAGGTCCCCGAGACCATGCCGGACCCGGACGACGACTGGGAGGGCTGCCTCTCGGTCCCCGGCGAGTCCTACCCCACCGGCCGCGCGTCGTGGGCGCGCGTGACCGGTTTCGACGTGACGGGTGAGCCGATCACCGTCGAGGGCACCGGCTACTTCGCCCGCTGCCTGCAGCACGAGACGGACCACCTCGACGGGTACCTGTACCTCGATCGCCTGGTGGGCCGCCACGCGCGGGCGGCGAAGAAGATGCTGAAGAAGAACAAATGGGGCGTGCCGGGGTTGAGCTGGCTGCCGCCGAAGGACGAGCCGGCCGAAGCCTGAGTTTCTTTGTCGACGAGTCTCCCGGTCCCGGGTTAGGGCCGGGAGATTCGTCGTTTCAGCGGGTCAGCGGCCGAGGAAATGCTCGCGCACGACGGCGGGGTTTTATCCCAGACCTGATCCGGCATGGTGTCTGACGAAGGCACCGAACGACGACGGTTCTCTTTTTCGCCCGAGGCTTTCCTGCGCAGCCGTGATCGGTGTTGCGCCGGCGCGTTTTTTGTTGCGGGGGGCGGGTTTTCTGTTGTTGTCCACAACTCGGCTTCGCTGTGGACAACTCGGCTTCGGAGATTATTTTGTCGGTGGGGAGCGGTAGACTGGCCAAGGGCCGTTCCCCCGAGGATGGGTGGGGGCTTTCCCAAGGTGAGTTACTGAGGACACAGGCGGCTTGGCCGCGATTTCCGGCGGTTGTGGGCCGGCGAGACGGTGAGCACGATCGGGGGCGTGGGCTCGTCAATGAAGACGGAGCCGTGCGCAACGGTGGACAGGTAATCGCGCCGGCCGCGGGAGTAGTCGGCGGAATCGCGCGGAATCCACGGAGAGCGGTGGCCTGGGGCCTCTTGACCGCTAAGGAACCGGAACCGGGCCGCGCTCATCGCCAACACCGCCACCAGTCCGGCGAGCAGAACTTTCCTCACGAGGCGCCCCGAAGTCGGCGCAGGTGACGGTCATGTGACCGCCTGTCGGCCGGATGCTCCGATCCGGTGAAGAACACACCGGACGCGGGGGTGGCTTGTGCTCGCATGATCCGCCGTGGCATGGTCGAGGGACAACCTCATAACCAACGCGGGAGCTCGCGCCTTGGCGGGCTGAGAGGGCGGCTGGTGTCTGTCTGTGGACACCCGGTGCCGCCGACCGCATGAACCTGACCGGGTAATGCCGGCGTAGGGAGTGAACGTCGTTGACGACGCTGGAGAACGAGCCTGCCATCACGCCTTCCGTGACCACGGGGCCGATCACCGGTTCGCACAAGGTCTACCACCGCACCGAATCGGGCCTGCGGGTTCCGGCGCGGCGCATCGACCTGTCGAACGGTGAGCACTTCGACGTGTACGACACGTCCGGGCCGTACACCGACCCGGACGCGAAGATCGACGTCCACAATGGACTTCACCCGCTGCGCACGGGCTGGGCCGACGGCCGCGCGCACAACACCCAGCTCGGCTGGGCGAAAGCGGGCGTGATCACGCGCGAGATGGAGTTCATCGCCGCGCGCGAGCGGTGCTCACCTGAGTTCGTGCGCGACGAGGTCGCGCGCGGGCGGGCGGTGATCCCCGCCAACCGCAAGCACCCGGAGAGCGAGCCGATGATCATCGGCAAGAAGTTCCTGGTGAAGATCAACGCGAACATGGGCAACTCGGCCGTCTGGTCCTCAGTGGAGGAAGAGGTCGACAAGATGGTGTGGGCCACCCGCTGGGGTGCCGACACGATCATGGACCTGTCCACCGGCAAGCGCATCCACGAGACGCGCGAGTGGATCGTCCGCAACTCCCCCGTGCCCGTGGGCACCGTGCCGATCTACCAGGCGCTGGAGAAGGTCGACGGGGAGCCGGAGAAGCTGTCGTGGGAGGTCTACCGCGACACGATCATCGAGCAGTGCGAGCAGGGTGTGGACTACGTCACCGTCCACGCGGGAGTGCTGCTGCGCTACATCCCCCTCACCGCCCGGCGCGTGACCGGAATCGTGAGCCGCGGCGGCTCGATCATGGCCGCGTGGTGCCTCGCGCACCACCAGGAAT
Protein-coding regions in this window:
- a CDS encoding nitroreductase family protein, with protein sequence MDAKTLLTTTRSVRRKLDLDRPVDPAVIEDCLRIAQQAPAAGGLLKAQRWVAVLDLELRAEVAAITRKAAHEVWQHYAHLADTSMFASARHLVDNLDRVPALVLPCMPGRPPASAAEQSSFYGSIYPAIWSFQLALRTRGLASSLCSYHLAGHEPDVARLLGIPADVTQVGLIAVAHSTQREFSPAARPPVGEILSFDAWAGSASLG
- a CDS encoding GlsB/YeaQ/YmgE family stress response membrane protein, producing the protein MGFFTWIVFGALVGWLANLVVGGPDRRRQGCLVSVLVGVLGAALGGFIYRLATGEQQRFEFDFPSFGVAILGAIVLLAVLRLVSSIGRRSRRDDWPHDNYRRDNYR
- a CDS encoding TetR/AcrR family transcriptional regulator C-terminal domain-containing protein translates to MVRETLTREKVLDEALALVDADGMGALSMRKLAARLGVEAMSLYNHVKNKGDLLDGLTARVFESVPLPVPSWSWEIRVRRLAEGLYTAFTRHPAVVRALAAEEANPRSPGALRVIDALLGALLDAGLDEEAAARGYRSLMGLTFGAALADSVAGGVAQRDEPVGDWFSRMVTPEELPNLYRVLPSLADVDCVQDFHDQLDLLLTGLRAAAR
- a CDS encoding phosphatidylserine decarboxylase; this translates as MSGKPTGNPLTHAVQLARETIPPMHPAGRPFVFGGLAATLVLRRFSKRLGVVGALATAATAAFFREPARVAPQRDNIAVASADGLVSLLEEAVPPPELGLPAEPRMRVSVFLSVFDVHVQRIPAPGVIEKVAYRPGKFLSADLDKASEDNERNSVLMRTVDGHELVVVQIAGLVARRILCEIHEGDKVAAGATYGIIRFGSRVDLYLPPGSRVLVEKGQRTVGGETVIAELPALAEG
- the glp gene encoding gephyrin-like molybdotransferase Glp, whose translation is MISVDAYRETVTELLGRTPVTTLPLAEAAGFVLAEDVHAGVSLPPFDNSAMDGYAVRAADVAGASAESPVTLPMADDIPAGRVDVATLEPGTAHRIMTGAPLPPGADAIVMVEDTDGGTVDVRISKAASSGDHVRRTGEDVERGVVALRAGTVLGHSQLGLAAAVGLAELAVHRPLSVLVVSTGTELVEAPNPLRHGQIYESNSVMLAAALRELGCRVAVVRSVVDDVEEFRKIIEPKLADADLLITSGGVSAGAYEVVKDALTGQGVRFQKIAIQPGGPQGCGHWNGVPVVTLPGNPVSVLVSFEAFLRPALLSAMGHTDVDRRRVRARLSEAMSSPSSRRQFRRGFYTPTEGEVTGVVGPRGGPGSHLLAAFTQANCLIVLPEGVGEVAEGTEVDVLLL
- a CDS encoding MFS transporter gives rise to the protein MQAVQRLGRDFRLLWAGETVSMVGSAVAGTALPLVAVVGLRASTFEVALLTAVAWLPWLVVGLPAGAWVDRVRKRPVMVACNTVSMLVFVSVPLAQVAGVLSVPYLLGAALAGGIANVFFSVAYRSYLPAIVDGDQLLKANTRLLGSESVAQVGGPGLAGVLAAAFGPVSGVLVDAVSFGVSALCLKGIRRVEPKPVVTQRVRLRTQVADGMRFVADDPYLRVLVLFGAASNLALDGYASIQVVFLARDLGAGVGTIGVVLALVEVGGVVGALLVTRLAGRFGTARAFLLCEVLAAPVMLIGPLDGLTCFVVAGIAVTGGLVGSNVLTGTFRQRYCPPELFGRITASSAVVNYGTIPLGAFLGGVLGEALGVRETMFIMAGVQLASLVILLKSPLRRDRDFPTAAARPLQSLQPPHQPPPAARSGSSPG
- a CDS encoding helix-turn-helix transcriptional regulator encodes the protein MSDPVEVQQIRDSHVLAAMSHPLRRRLLDILKLDGPATASMLAERTTSAVGNISHHLKVLSAAGLVEEAPELARDRRERWWRRPSRALSWSTSDFVGDPVGDAAEVVALDRQASLSRSWLSDLETEPPKWRDAWFTNETWARLSAAEVMELSSRVLALFAEYTERPTPDDDVERRPVFLFARGFPAQP
- the pssA gene encoding CDP-diacylglycerol--serine O-phosphatidyltransferase, whose protein sequence is MVRVTTPSIRLLPNAITVLALCAGLSSVQFALTGNYAMAIAAIGIAAVLDSLDGRIARLLDATSKMGAELDSLSDGISFGVAPALVLYVWQSHGDRIGWVASLIFAVCMILRLARFNTLLDVTDKPPYAGEFFVGVPAPAGGLVAMLPLIATLQWGEGWWSEQYVVIAWTIAVAALLISRIPTLSLKTVKVPARAIAPLLVGVGLLAAAIIQFPLVALAIALVLYLLHIPYAVYRNRWLAAHPEAWTVPPRERRAIRRARSQRRLRLRPASRRVAGAAMRAVRLPRNSSDFVRATRALRDRDHSGTGNSSSNSTSGPNQRRRSWRRIGIRRR